In one window of Mercurialis annua linkage group LG4, ddMerAnnu1.2, whole genome shotgun sequence DNA:
- the LOC126676762 gene encoding myb family transcription factor PHL7 isoform X1 yields MYQPRSVPSSSLVNKSSLVHDQHLDCGASTMDPINGVNNLNNNPSLASKQRLRWTHELHERFVDAVAQLGGPDRATPKGVLRVMGVQGLTIYHVKSHLQKYRLAKYLPDSSSDGIKADKKETGDMLSNLDGSSGMQITEALKLQMEVQKRLHEQLEVQRQLQLRIEAQGKYLKKIIEEQQRLSGVLGEVPGDNGPESDKTDPATPAPTSELPIKDKAAEERAPAISLSIDDSFSPRHEPSTPDSRCNAGSPAESPRGERSTKKQRLGMSASYSKSEMVLTHQILESSLNSYSQPLSVLLTRDQYDPSTGMSIGNDEQIEKVSDGDA; encoded by the exons ATGTATCAGCCCAGAAGTGTTCCTAGTTCAAGTTTGGTCAATAAAAGTTCATTAGTTCATGATCAGCATTTAGATTGTGGAGCTAGTACAATGGACCCCATCAATGGAGTGAATAATCTTAACAACAACCCGAGTCTTGCTTCAAAGCAACGACTGCGTTGGACTCATGAGCTTCATGAACGCTTTGTTGATGCTGTGGCACAACTTGGTGGACCAGATC GGGCTACACCAAAAGGTGTTCTCAGAGTCATGGGTGTGCAAGGTTTAACAATATACCATGTCAAAAGTCATTTGCAG AAATATCGACTTGCAAAGTATCTACCTGACTCTTCATCTGATG GGATAAAAGCTGACAAGAAAGAGACTGGAGATATGCTATCCAATTTGGATGGTTCATC TGGAATGCAAATTACAGAAGCACTCAAGCTGCAGATGGAAGTTCAAAAGCGATTACATGAGCAATTAGAG GTGCAAAGACAGTTACAGTTACGCATCGAAGCCCAGGGGAAATACTTGAAGAAGATAATTGAGGAGCAACAGCGACTCAGTGGCGTTCTTGGAGAGGTGCCTGGTGATAATGGCCCAGAATCCGACAAGACTGATCCAGCAACCCCGGCACCAACTTCTGAGTTACCCATTAAGGACAAGGCTGCCGAGGAGCGTGCCCCAGCTATAAGCCTTTCTATTGATGATTCTTTCTCGCCTCGCCATGAACCATCGACTCCAGATTCACGTTGTAACGCTGGTTCCCCAGCTGAAAGCCCTAGAGGTGAGAGGTCAACAAAGAAGCAGCGACTGGGCATGAGCGCATCATATAGTAAATCAGAGATGGTCCTTACACATCAGATACTGGAGTCGAGCCTAAACTCTTATTCCCAGCCGCTATCTGTCCTTTTGACTCGAGATCAATATGACCCATCAACTGGAATGTCTATCGGAAATGATGAACAAATAGAAAAGGTTTCTGATGGCGATGCTTAG
- the LOC126676762 gene encoding myb family transcription factor PHL7 isoform X2 — protein sequence MYQPRSVPSSSLVNKSSLVHDQHLDCGASTMDPINGVNNLNNNPSLASKQRLRWTHELHERFVDAVAQLGGPDRATPKGVLRVMGVQGLTIYHVKSHLQKYRLAKYLPDSSSDADKKETGDMLSNLDGSSGMQITEALKLQMEVQKRLHEQLEVQRQLQLRIEAQGKYLKKIIEEQQRLSGVLGEVPGDNGPESDKTDPATPAPTSELPIKDKAAEERAPAISLSIDDSFSPRHEPSTPDSRCNAGSPAESPRGERSTKKQRLGMSASYSKSEMVLTHQILESSLNSYSQPLSVLLTRDQYDPSTGMSIGNDEQIEKVSDGDA from the exons ATGTATCAGCCCAGAAGTGTTCCTAGTTCAAGTTTGGTCAATAAAAGTTCATTAGTTCATGATCAGCATTTAGATTGTGGAGCTAGTACAATGGACCCCATCAATGGAGTGAATAATCTTAACAACAACCCGAGTCTTGCTTCAAAGCAACGACTGCGTTGGACTCATGAGCTTCATGAACGCTTTGTTGATGCTGTGGCACAACTTGGTGGACCAGATC GGGCTACACCAAAAGGTGTTCTCAGAGTCATGGGTGTGCAAGGTTTAACAATATACCATGTCAAAAGTCATTTGCAG AAATATCGACTTGCAAAGTATCTACCTGACTCTTCATCTGATG CTGACAAGAAAGAGACTGGAGATATGCTATCCAATTTGGATGGTTCATC TGGAATGCAAATTACAGAAGCACTCAAGCTGCAGATGGAAGTTCAAAAGCGATTACATGAGCAATTAGAG GTGCAAAGACAGTTACAGTTACGCATCGAAGCCCAGGGGAAATACTTGAAGAAGATAATTGAGGAGCAACAGCGACTCAGTGGCGTTCTTGGAGAGGTGCCTGGTGATAATGGCCCAGAATCCGACAAGACTGATCCAGCAACCCCGGCACCAACTTCTGAGTTACCCATTAAGGACAAGGCTGCCGAGGAGCGTGCCCCAGCTATAAGCCTTTCTATTGATGATTCTTTCTCGCCTCGCCATGAACCATCGACTCCAGATTCACGTTGTAACGCTGGTTCCCCAGCTGAAAGCCCTAGAGGTGAGAGGTCAACAAAGAAGCAGCGACTGGGCATGAGCGCATCATATAGTAAATCAGAGATGGTCCTTACACATCAGATACTGGAGTCGAGCCTAAACTCTTATTCCCAGCCGCTATCTGTCCTTTTGACTCGAGATCAATATGACCCATCAACTGGAATGTCTATCGGAAATGATGAACAAATAGAAAAGGTTTCTGATGGCGATGCTTAG